One genomic window of Bacillus mycoides includes the following:
- a CDS encoding DUF3948 family protein, which produces MNIITFNKSDFIGLASGAALLTAFIYTLAQSLI; this is translated from the coding sequence ATGAACATCATTACATTTAACAAATCAGACTTTATCGGACTTGCAAGTGGCGCAGCTCTTCTTACAGCTTTCATTTACACACTTGCTCAAAGTCTTATTTAA
- a CDS encoding LysR family transcriptional regulator has product MELRDLQIFQSVADRGSVSGAAKELNYVQSNVTARIKQLENELKTPLFYRHKRGMTLTAEGRKMLVYVHKILQDVEELKQVFLDSETPSGILKIGTVETVSTLPTILSSYYKSYPNVDLSLQAGLTEELIREVIDHQLDGAFISGPIKHPLIEQYDVSTEKLMLVTQNKAFHIEEFTTTPLLVFNQGCGYRSKLERWLKDEGLLPKRIMEFNILETILNSVALGLGITLVPQSAVHHLSKAGKVHCHAIPEKYGSISTVFIRRKDSYMTNSMRSFLKTIEEHHHINML; this is encoded by the coding sequence ATTAAATTACGTACAATCAAATGTAACCGCACGTATTAAACAATTAGAAAACGAGCTAAAAACACCGCTCTTTTACCGTCATAAACGAGGCATGACTTTAACAGCTGAAGGTAGAAAAATGCTCGTTTATGTTCATAAAATTTTGCAAGATGTTGAAGAGCTAAAACAAGTGTTTTTAGATAGTGAAACACCATCTGGTATATTAAAAATTGGTACAGTCGAAACAGTAAGCACATTGCCGACCATTTTGTCTTCTTACTATAAGAGCTATCCAAATGTCGATCTATCATTACAAGCTGGTCTAACAGAAGAACTTATTAGAGAAGTAATCGATCACCAATTAGATGGTGCATTTATATCAGGTCCTATTAAACATCCATTAATTGAACAATACGATGTTAGCACCGAAAAATTAATGCTTGTTACACAAAATAAAGCTTTTCATATAGAAGAATTTACTACGACGCCCCTACTCGTTTTTAATCAAGGATGCGGATACCGTTCCAAGCTAGAACGGTGGCTTAAAGATGAAGGTTTGCTACCAAAAAGAATTATGGAATTTAACATATTAGAAACAATATTAAACAGTGTTGCACTCGGCCTTGGAATTACACTCGTACCACAGTCTGCTGTCCACCATCTTTCTAAAGCTGGTAAGGTACATTGTCATGCAATCCCTGAAAAATATGGTAGTATTTCAACGGTTTTCATACGCCGTAAAGATAGCTATATGACGAATTCAATGCGTAGCTTTTTAAAAACAATTGAAGAGCATCATCATATCAACATGCTTTGA